The DNA segment AGAATTCCATCATTTATTAGACCAGTCTCCGATTGTTTCTACCATGGTGAATTGTAAACAGGACTACACGACTTTCTCCAGACCCACTGAGATGTCAGGCCAAGTCCCCAGGAGTGCAGGAGGGGAAAAGTTTCAGGCAGGCCTCCTGTGTTAGGGCCCTGGCACTCACCTGCGTCAGAGACCGCCAGTCCATGTTGGCACTGCCCATGTATATGTGCCGTCCATCCACAACCCAGAATTTGGAGTGCAAAACGCCCCTGGTGAGCCTCCCCATGGGCACCTGTCGTACATGGGCACCTGGTGGAGAGTTCAGGCAATGGGATGAACTAGGTCTTGCTAAGTGCCAGCTTCATGGTGAGCCTGACCCCAAGCTCTTGACAGTGGGGTTGACTCAGATGTCCTCACAACAGTCCTACTAAGCTGCTGCTAtcctcatccccattttataggtgaggacaCTGAGGGATAGACTGGCCCAGGATCCCTCTGGGCAGCTCAGCTCCAGAGCCTGCTTTTGTGGTGACTGCCCATGGCCTCTCGCTCCCCAGCCAGAGGTCCCAGCCTGAGCCTCCACCCACAGGTCAGCTGCTGGGCTCAGCAGGGCTCCAAGGCCACCCATGCTCTGCCCTGTGGAAAATGGTACTTTTGGTTCCTTGGAACCAGCCCTGTGCCTAGGTGAAGCTGACTCAAAGGACCTCAGAGCCCTGGGTCCTGCCCTCCTGGGGTGTCCTAGGGAAGTCCAGGACACCTTTCCCACCCCCACTCCTTTTCCTTGTCCCATGGTGCCAGCCAGACAGCCCATGCCTGACGCTAGGGCAGTGGGGCCCAGCATGGTGCAGGTACCCACCTCGGGCAGCCAGGACCTGCAGGTCGGTGGAGTTCCTGGCCAGTGTTGGGCTGCTGGTGGCCACAGCCAGGGAAATGTTCCTGCCCAGCAGCTGCTGCAGCTTCTGCAGAAGGGCCTCTCCCTGCAAGGCCAGGCCAGCCATGAGAGCTGACCTCAGGCGCCCTCTCCTCCGCACCCCCACTGGGACCCATGCCCTCCTCAGGAGGCCCACCTATGACTGACTGCCCACGGCGCAAGGTCAGGTCAAGTATCTGGATGACCCTTGGTGACAGCCAAACTGCACCAGGCACAGTCTGAGTGTTTAATCACCCAGAGGCCCAGCTCCTTGACACCTCTGCCCTTAGAGCCCCCAAAGGAGCGGCCTAATCCCTGTTCCATGCTAGACCCTACCACCGAGCTGAGCCCCCGGGCCTGGTGCCCGAGACGCCTGCATAGATGGGCAGCCTGACTTGCTGTGTTTCCAGCACCAGGATGCGGTGGGGCCAGGGCGGGGCGCACCATCTGGGAAGATGAGTCGTTGACCCCGATGTCGGGCCCTGTGAGGGACCAGTAGTATGAAGCCACATGGATGCTCTCCTGGGCAGTGTCCAGCAGCTGCAGCCAGGCCTGGCCCAGAGGCTGGGCGGAGGGGCTGCCGGCTGCAGATGGCAGGTCCTGGGGGATGCTTTCCACAAGGACAAGCCTGTGGAGAGGGCCACACTGGGCTCAGTATGGGTGCGGGAGCCCCCAGCCTGCCTCACATCACCTGCCCCATCCCGCTGCCAAGCCAGAGCAACTGTTGCTCAGGTGGCCCCTGGGATGAGCCCAGGCCAAGTGTGCAGGGTAAGGGTTTAAGGTATAGGCAACAAAACAGACTGGGCAGGGTGGGCCTGAGCCCAGCATGCTGCTGGGGTGGGGACACCCAGGAGCAAGTTGGGAAGGAGCCTGAGAGGGGCTGCCTGGTCCAGAGCAGGCTAGACTGGGGGGTCCTGGCCCCACCCAGCCCTGAGGCACTGCCTACAGGGAGCAGCTGCTCCTGAAGCCAGGCAGAGTAGAGCAGAGCTGTGGAGTCTGGAGTCTGGGGTGGCCTCCTGGTGTGGAAGCCCTTGGTGGTGGCCAGAGCTGGCCTGGAAGGGAAAGGTTGGGCCAGGGGCAGGTGAGCTCCCGTTTCCAGGGGATGTGTGCAGGATGGCCCAACAGGTTCCTCCAGGGCAGTCCTGGGATTCCAGTACCCCAACCGCAGGGAaagaagggtgggagggaaggcTGAGGGGCGGGAGGAGACAGTGACATTACCCCCCAGGGGTGGAAGGACTGAGGGGGTGAGCCTCAGCACAGGCAGTGTTCTCCAGCCTGTCAGAGCCCCCAGGTGGCAGCCTCTGCTTGCTGCAAAAAGCACCACATGCCTGCCCCGTCCCCAGCCCCCACTCCAGCTCATATGGTTGTGGCCCTCCCTGGTGACCTGCACCTTCCTAGAGCAGCTGGTAGAGGGCCGCCCTTATCTCATGGGCAGATCCAAGGGCAGAAACACAGGCAGCAGCCCCAAACTGAGACCTGCCCCCGCAGGCCTCCATGGGCCCACTTACTGGCAGGAGTCCCTCTGCTGTCTGGCCTCCGCTTCCAGGGGCTCCCAAGCTGGGCTGGAACCATGCCCCCAGGACCTGGGCACATCCTTGGGCTGCACCTGGCcccaggtgggaggatggggCACTTGCCACAGGAGGTAGATAAGAGCCATGGAGCCCAGACACAGCACAGCCAGTGCTCCCAGGACCTGCAACTGGATGGGGCAGCACCCGCAGGGTCACCAGACAGGTGGGAGCTTGACTTCTGGCTGGGCCAAGATGGCCCCTCCAGTGCTGAGACAGACCGTCTTGACTTCCCGGACCTGGGCTGCCGCTGGGGGGGACTAGGGTGGacaagggagaggggagggtgaTACAGAGAAGACCCCCAGCgcagggtggtggtgggggtcaGGGGGCCTGCAGCCCACTCTGCAATGCTGTGGCTCGTGGTAACTGGCTGTCCCCAGCACCTCCAGCAGGCGGATAAAGGGAAGGTCTGGAGCAGCCCAGGGAGGCTTCCCTTGCCCACCAGTCAGGGCACCTCTGCTTGGAGGCCCCCTCAAGGCTGCCTGTGTCCTCTCCACTCTGGCTCAGAGCTCTTGAAAGGCCATTGATCCCAGCCGCCTCCTCCCTGGGGCCCCCCAGTCCTACCGTGCCAGCCTGTCTGTCCCACGGGCGGCGGGGCGTCATGGAGCATGGCCACGTGGGGGCCACTGCTGCTCTCTGAAGAGGCTTCAGCATCTGCACAGGGCAGCCTGGCATCACCAGCAGCTCCAGCTCTGCCCACAACTGCCCCTCAGTGCCTGGCCAGCTGGGCCCTGGGGACACCGTGCACAGACACCCACATAAGCCCCCAAAAGCCGCCCACTCATGCCCGAGGTCACACCCTGGATGTTGGGGGTGTGCTTTCCACAAGGACAAGCCGTGTGGGTGTTGGAGCCAGCAGCCGGCCACATGTCACCTGCCCTGTCCCCCTGGCCAAGCCGGAGGGACTGCTGCTAAGGCGGTCCCCAGGGCTGAGCCTGGGCCAAGCATGAGGGGCGGGGTGGGCGTCTGTGCCTGACCACATGCCCCGGCTTTCTGTGTCTCCCCTTTCAGGGTCTCCTACTCAGTGAGTATCTAGGTTTTTGCATCTCAGTTCCCTGTTTCAACCACAACTGAAACTGCATCTGAAAGTGCCATTTCTGCTTTTGTCGCTTGGTCCTCTTATTGCTGGCCTATAAATAACTGCTTCCCTCCTGGGCTGGGCTCCTGTCTTGGCCCCACGGCAGCCCCTCCTGAGAGCCACAGGTCAGAGGGGGCAGGTGGGCAGCACCCTGGCTGGAGAGGCTAGGCGTGGAGAGGGCAGAGATGGCGGCGGAGTGGGACCCCTGCACTGCTGGGGGAGGGGGTTGTCCTCTGCTGCAGGGACTCGCCTTGTCTCCTCAGAGTGGTCACCCCACAAGGAGCTGGGAGCCAGGCCATCTGGGCCCCGTGGGATGTGGGCTCCCACCCCCACTCCTACCCCCAAAGCAAGCAGTCAGGCTGCCCCAGGTGCCACCATGGGGGAAGGGTGCCTCACAAGTACAGAGGCACCCTCCCTGGGTGCAGGGAGGGGTCTGTGCCCAGCATGGTCACCTGGCTGGCCAGCCTCTGACTGAGACATCCACCAAGGCAGGAGCTGGCTGGCTCCTGGCTGGGATGGGAAGGTCTCCAAGGTttggggcctgggcctgggcagtGCTGAGTGCCAGTGTCTGCAGCCAGGCTGGGCACTGGGACCCAGGGGCTCTGTGGGTCATCTATCCACCCAGGAGCAGCCAGCTCAGCCTCCAGGCCTCTGGGGTTCGTCTGGGCTATCCTCCCATGGGTCAGGGCTGAGGGCTTTGAGAACCTGGCCTGCCTCAGCATGGGGTGGAAACGCCAGGGCTGTGTCTGTCCTGGAGACCAAGCGTTATGGGGGATTGGGGGTAGAAGCATAAACCAAGTGTGGGGACAGGGGACTCAGGCCAAGTCACTGCGACCCAACTCCCCCCACACTGGGGGGTCTGCAGAGGTGGGTCGGGTGCCGCCCCCACCCCAGAGCTGAACTCTGGGGGAtgctcccccgaccccacagAGGAGACCTCAGGGTGCCCACCGTGTCCCCACCGTCCCCGGGGATTCAGGGCCCAGCATTGGGCCTTTGCCCTCCCCCACTAACTCTCAGGAGAGAAAACATGGAATCCTGGGCTGTGGCTGGTCAATGAGAGGAAACATGGAATCCTGGGCTGTGGCTGGGCAACAAGGTGCCAGGGCTGTTCTTGGACAGCTGCTCCGCACCCTCCCTGCCCTCACCAGAGAGGGCCCTCGCTCCCTTAAATGCTCCACGCAGACGGGCAGCTCAGAGCACAGAGGCCCTGCCTCTTGCAGGCCCCGTCTCAGACTTGGAGCCTGTCCAAGGCCCCTCCCAGGACTATAGACCCCAGAGCGCCTCGCCCCCTCCTCCTGCAATGAAACCTGGGAGGCCCTCTAGCCAGGTTGGCTCAAGCTGAGAGACCCCTGCAGAGTAGGGCTGTAGCCCCCTGGTCCCATGGTAGATAGTGTAAGACCCTGCAGACATCAGAGGTCATGGCTGAAGGTGCCAGATTTCCTGCCCTGCAGGGCATTAGGCACGGCTGCcagtcccaggctgaggcagagggccCAGCTGTCACCTGGCTGGAGAGCCAGGGCCCTGGTTATCCCAGCTGCACGGGCTGGGGAAGGAGCGAGTCATCTACAGGACTAGCTGGAGGCTGCGTGACTCTCTGGACCTGGGgttgctgggaggctgaggccatagGGAGGCAGACAGCAGCCCCTTCCCCAGGCCTGGCTTTTCTCAGCTGCCCTGGCCTCATTGGCACATACCTCTGGGGGTCCTGCCTTGGTGTCCATCCTGATTCCAGCCGCAGACTGCAGGCCCTCAGCTCACAGGGCAAGCTTGGTGATGCCTGTGCTCCACGCCAACCTCCTCTTCTCTGCAgctcacctcctcctccctgcagctGGCTCCTTCCCCTTCCAGCTACTTCCTCTTTGTCCTGAGAGGCCGCCTCTCATCCGAGACAGAAACAGACGGCTGGAGCTGGGTGGGCGGGCTAGAGGGTAAGGCTGAAAACCTTCACCTCCAGGAAAAATCTACACCCCACTCCCTCGAGGTAGAGACCCTCCAGTTATGGGCCTACGAATCAGAGTCAAGCTCAGCTACAGGCCACAGAGACCTAAGGAACAGTGGCGTCAGCAAGGCCGTTCATTACTCTTGAACACTAAGCAGGTCCAGGGGCTGGCAGGCTAGAGATGGCCTTGCTAGAGGTAATGGCATTGCTCCACTGCCATCGGGAGCCAGGCTCTCAGATCCCAGTCCCTAGGATCCCTGCCTTCAAGGCCCCACAGTGGCTGCTGGAGCTCAGCCATTGCCTCTGTGTTCTTAGCAGAGAATAAGGGACGTCCCAGAGGAGACTTCCTGGAAGTCCCACAGGGCACTTCCACTTATCTGTGATCTGGAACTTGATCTAAAACTTAGTCACATGGCTACacttagctgcaagggaggctgagcAGTGGAGGTAACTAGGGTCTTTATCCTGGAGAACAAACCTGGGGCCGCTCAGTGGCATATCTGAAAAGGTAGGCCTGGCTAGAAGCTCCCAGCAAGGGGCTCTgcctcccactccccacccctgaCTGGGGTCCCTGAGTAAGGTCTGGGACCTTGAGAACACCGCTGCTTTCAATGAGGTCTGGGTGTCCACCCTGGCTCCTCCTTGTAAGGCCTATGTAGGGCAGGGGTCCAAGGTGCTGGCCTCAGGGTGACTGCAGGACACCAGTCAGGAGGGTGCAGTTCCCGAGGGTGGGGCCTGTAAACTGCACCCCTGGGGCCAGTCTGGGTGGGCCAGGAAGTGAATGAGGAAGAGATCCAGCCTCTCCCTAGCCCGTCCCAGGTCTCCCTTCACCTTCTTGCTGCTCCGATTTGGCCTTGGGGTCAGCCCTTACCTCCCGGCCATGGTTGGGGAGCCCCTGCCCTCTGGCTGGGTTGCTGGATGCCTGAATGCAGCTGTTCCCCAGGCATGCCCCCGAGGGTTGGGTCCTCCAGGGACTCTGGGTGAGGGTTACTCTGGGTATGGGGAGGGGCAGCTAGGTGGATCCTGCTGTGAtatttgcagggctggggcatgAGTATGAAGGGAGGGTGCCTTCCCTGCACTCAAGCTAAAGGCAGTTAGACAGAACaggttctcttcttttttttttctttttcctttgagagaagtctcgctcttgtaccccaggtttgagtgcaatggctttatctcagctcactgcaacctctgtctcccgggttcaaatgattctcctgcctctgcctcccaagtagctgggattaaggcgcctgccaccacgcctggctaatttttgtattttttattagagccggggtttcaccacgttggccaggctggtctcgaactcctgacctcagatgatccacccgcctcgccctcccaaagtgctgggattacaggcgtgaaccacagcgcCCAGTCTCTTCTGTCTTGACAACAGTGGTGTGTGAGGGCCTGGAAGTCCAGGGGCAAGTGGAGGGCCCCAGGGCTCCTTGGAGCACTCTCAGAAGTCCTTGCAGGAGGGCCAGCCCCAGCCAGCCCCCTCTCCGATTTCCCCACATTGTGAGAGGCCTCAGTGAGCCCACGTGCTACACCCAGCCCGTGGGTCCAAGCTCATCTGCAGCCCCAGAAAACCACCACGTCGCCTCCACTGGCTGCCCCTCAGGCCAGCAGGACTGGGTGCAGCTCCGGCAGCTCTACCTCGGGAGGACAGATCCAGGTTTGGGGACGTTTAAGCAGGGAGTCCTGGGCCTTGGGCTCAGGTCTCGGTGGACTGTCCTCTTGGCCCCTCAGGCTGCTTACCCTGGAAGAAAGATTGAGGCTGGAAGGGGCCTCTAGACTCGGGGCCCAGAGCAAGCCCCTCAGTGGCTCCGAGGCTGGCTGTGTGGCCAGGACCCACCTGAGGGCAGCTTCTTGCCAGCTCTCCTCCCTGCGCTGCAGGCCCCACCCTGAGGTCTAGGGCCCTTGGGTCccatggggtgtggggagggactTTGGGGATTTCCCATgaagcaaaacattttttttttttttttttttgagatggagtctcgctctgtcgcccaggctggagtgcagtggtgcaatctcggctcactgcaagctctgcctcccgggctcatgccattctcctgcctcagcctcccaagtagctgggactacaggtgcccgccactgtgcctggctaattttttgtatttttagtagagacggggtttcacgtgttagccaggatggtcttgatctcctgacctcatgatctgcccgcctcggcctcccaaagtgctgggattacaggcgtgagccaccgcgcctggccaaaacattttttctttaatttcctttgttatttcaaaaattatcttTGTGGGAAAATATGACTTATTATTTGTCAGCAGAgctaaggtgttttttttttttttaccccaaagCAGTACAGACTGTCAGAGCAGGCTTGTGGGAGCACTTCAACCCCACCGTAAGCACATCAGACACGCCTCACCTCATGGTGGAGCTATGTCCTGATAAGCCCATTGTAAATGGAAGCTGAAAATATTCTAAGttgataatgaagaaaaaaagagagacaacccAAATAaccaaaaccagaaacaaaaaaaagacattacaactgatatcacagaaatacaaaagatcaccaGAGACTACATGAGAAATTATACACTCACAAACTGGAAACCTGGAGGAAATGGAGACATCCCTGGACACACGTGGCTGCCGAGATtgaatgaggaagaaacaaaatacccgaacagatcaataaggagtGATGAGATTGGAACAGTaataaaaatctcccaacaacaacacaaaaggcctATAGACCAGATGGCTTTActagtaaattctaccaaacttacaaaaaagaactaataccattTCTCCTTAAACTgttccaaaaaactgaagaggagggaattctcTCTAacccattctatgaggccagcattaccctgatactcaAACCAGGCagggacacaacaacaaaaaagaaaactacaggtcaatattcCTGACGAATAGatacacaaaaatcctcaacaacatactagcaaattgaatctaATAGCACATCGAAAGATAATACATTatgactaagtgggatttatcctggggatgcaaggatggttcaacatatgcaaatcaatacatgcAATATGTCAAATCACAGATTAAAGGACAAAAActgtatgatcatctcaatagatgcagagaaggcaTGTGATAAAATTCGACACCccttcttcatgataaaaactcccagcaggctgggcaaggtgactcatgcctgcaatcccagaattttgggaggccaaggtgagagaatcactccagaccaggagtttgagaccagcctgcacaatacagtgagaccctgttgctaaaaaaaaaattttttaaatgtgaccaggtgcagtagctcataatcctagcattttggaaggccgaggtgggcagatcacttgagtctaggagtttgagactagcctggccaacttgatgaaaccccatctctactaaaaatacaaaattagctaggcatggtggcgcatgcctgtagtcccagctacttgggagactgatgcagaagaatcacttgaacctgagaggcagaggttgcagtgagccaatatgatgccactgcactccagtctgggtgacagagcaagacactgtttaaaaaataaataggccaggcacagtggctcacgcctgtaatcccagcactttgggaggccaaggcaggcagatcacttgaggtcaggagtttgagaacagcctggccaacatggcgaaaccccatctctactaaaaatacaaaaaattaattgggcgtggtggcaggcgcctgtaatcccagctactggggaggctgaggcaggagaatcgcttgaacccgggaggctgaggttgcagtgagccgagatcgtgccattgcactccagcttgggcaacaagagcgaaactcagtcttgaaaaaacaaatcaggcaaaagatctgaatagacatttctcaagagacatacaaatggccaacaggcatatgagaAAAATCTCAGTATCActggtcatcagggaaatgcagatcaaaaccacaatgagatatcatctcgccCCAGTTAGAACTGGTGTTatcaagaagacaaaaaataaatgctggcaagggtgccgagaaaagggaactcttatgctccgttggtgggaatgtaaattagtgaagCCATTGTGGAGAACTgtatggaagtttctcaaaaaactaaaaatagaactaccatatgatccagcaatcccactactgagtatttatccaaaggaaaggaaatcagtacgtGAAAGGGATTCTTGTACTCCCACGCTTACTGCAGCACTAcccacagtagccaagatatggaatcaacctatcaatggatgaatggataaagaaaatatgatatatatatatacacacacacaaaatggaatactgtttggtcataaaaagaatgaaatcctgtcattgacagcaacatggatggaactggaggtcattatgttaagagaaataggccaggcacagaaagacaaatatcgcatgttctcactcacatgtgggagtGAAAAAAGTTGACCTCTGGAGGTAGAGAATAGAACGATAGATCCCAGAGTCTAGGAAGGGTGCGTGGGTGTGTGAGAAACAAACTCACccatccaaacccaaagaatggaccTAGAGACCCGGAGAACAGCCAAAGTGAGACTTTTAATGACAGTCTTGCAAGATTGGGTGTCTGGTGGGCAAGCACACCCAGCACAGTTTCAACAAGCAATTTATCCCCTCGTGTGCAGGTCCCTCCCCCGGTTCCTCATAGGCAGAGTACTATGGGGTCACAACCTTCCTGGACATCACCTATTGGTTGTTGGGTAGGGACTTCAGGTGTTTTCTTTAGAGTTGTCTTGCTGCATTTTGTTGCAGCCCACAATGCATTGCAATCCTAGTTAGCTCAGGGGCTCTTCAAGTATTTGACTTAtgacctaagtagctgggcaggCTGATAAGAACAGACAAAGCAAGCTATTTTACAGGCTAGTAAACTTTCATCTTAGACCAAACTTCTTTGGTTTGGGTGAGGGCAACTTAAGTAGGTGGTGGGGGGGTGGGCGACAAGCAGGCATTGGCTATCCAACCAGGGGCCTAGTACATCCTGTTTcttctgtagtttgctgacctaaGCCGATTTAAGGCACTTTGTCTTGAAAATGGACCAACTGTGTACATTATTTCCTTCCGGTGGAGGGAGAGGACAAAAGAGGATGCTTAATGAGTACAAATACACGGTGAGATGGAAGGAATAAGTCTAATGTTTGATGGCAGAGTAGGGTAGCTACAGTTGACAACaatgtattgtttatttcaaaatagctggaagagaggacttggaatattcccaacacatagaaatgacaaATACTTGAAGTGATGGACACCCTAAATACTGAGTTAATCATTACACATCCTATGCATGTAATAAAATCTTACATGTACCCCGTGAATATGTACAaaaattatgtatcaattaagaATATATCATGTCAAAAAtgcaggctgggtgaggtggctcacgcctctaatcccaacagtttggggggctgaagtgggcagatcacttgagcccaggaattcaagaccagcctgggcaatatggcaaaaccctgtgtctacaaaaaatacaaaacttagctgggcatgttggtgtgtgcctgtggtcccagctactctgtaggctgaggcatgagaatcccttgaattcgggaggcagaggttgcagtgagccaagattgcaccactgaactccagcctgggcaacagaaaaagactctgtctcaaaagaaaatgcattatGCATTTAATACCCCTAACTTACTGAACATCATAGCATAGCCTGACCTTAAACGTGATCAGAACACTTGcagacatttctttttgttgtcgttgttgttgttgagacggagtcttgctctgttgcccagggtggagcttggtgatgcaatcttggctcactgcaacctctgcctcccagattcaagggattatcatgcctcagcctacagagtagctgggaccacagacacgcgCCACCAAGCCgggctgagttttgtatttttagtagagatggggtttcaccgtgtttgt comes from the Symphalangus syndactylus isolate Jambi chromosome 8, NHGRI_mSymSyn1-v2.1_pri, whole genome shotgun sequence genome and includes:
- the PLD4 gene encoding 5'-3' exonuclease PLD4 isoform X1 translates to MWSGTDAHPAPHAWPRLSPGDRLSSSPSGLARGTGQVTCGRLLAPTPTRLVLVESTPPTSRMLKPLQRAAVAPTWPCSMTPRRPWDRQAGTLQVLGALAVLCLGSMALIYLLWQVPHPPTWGQVQPKDVPRSWGHGSSPAWEPLEAEARQQRDSCQLVLVESIPQDLPSAAGSPSAQPLGQAWLQLLDTAQESIHVASYYWSLTGPDIGVNDSSSQMGEALLQKLQQLLGRNISLAVATSSPTLARNSTDLQVLAARGAHVRQVPMGRLTRGVLHSKFWVVDGRHIYMGSANMDWRSLTQVKELGAIIYNCSHLAQDLEKTFQTYWVLGVPKAVLPKTWPQNFSSHINRSQPFHGLFDGVPTTAYFSASPPALCPQGRTRDLEALLAVMGSAQEFIYASVMEYFPTTRFSHPPRYWPVLDNALRAAAFSKGVRVRLLVGCGLNTDPTMFPYLRSLQALSNPAANVSVDVKVFIVPVGNHSNIPFSRVNHSKFMVTEKAAYIGTSNWSEDYFSSTAGVGLVVTQSPGAQPAGATVQEQLRQLFERDWSSRYAVGLDGQAPGQDCVWQG
- the PLD4 gene encoding 5'-3' exonuclease PLD4 isoform X2; the protein is MWSGTDAHPAPHAWPRLSPGDRLSSSPSGLARGTGQVTCGRLLAPTPTRLVLVESTPPTSRMLKPLQRAAVAPTWPCSMTPRRPWDRQAGTLQVLGALAVLCLGSMALIYLLWQVPHPPTWGQVQPKDVPRSWGHGSSPAWEPLEAEARQQRDSCQLVLVESIPQDLPSAAGSPSAQPLGQAWLQLLDTAQESIHVASYYWSLTGPDIGVNDSSSQMGEALLQKLQQLLGRNISLAVATSSPTLARNSTDLQVLAARGAHVRQVPMGRLTRGVLHSKFWVVDGRHIYMGSANMDWRSLTQVKELGAIIYNCSHLAQDLEKTFQTYWVLGVPKAVLPKTWPQNFSSHINRSQPFHGLFDGVPTTAYFSGRTRDLEALLAVMGSAQEFIYASVMEYFPTTRFSHPPRYWPVLDNALRAAAFSKGVRVRLLVGCGLNTDPTMFPYLRSLQALSNPAANVSVDVKVFIVPVGNHSNIPFSRVNHSKFMVTEKAAYIGTSNWSEDYFSSTAGVGLVVTQSPGAQPAGATVQEQLRQLFERDWSSRYAVGLDGQAPGQDCVWQG